One stretch of bacterium DNA includes these proteins:
- a CDS encoding GNAT family N-acetyltransferase yields the protein MKNPYRWQAGDTASNAEWDELVEQANDGTMFQMKRFLEYHPNGKFIDGSLALYKKGNLWGVFPAAVRERPGTAGESQQWLISHPGASYGGIITRKIPAFDEAMAIGALLLETAKTNGYSGIEITPPPLPYHNIPSDVWNFAFLQLGFQYRKRDYTQVVPLWTGDPLAAYDNKSCGALRHAEKEGVRIETVDLSEANWDIFHPMLVENRKKHNVTPAHTRTDLTVLTKLMPERLRLYFAYDKANVVVAATLIFIANATIHLTFYIAHDRDRSDLKAVVPLNHYSIVQAQREGAHWLDFGISTVNGVPGDGLIRFKENFGALGAWRDVYFFEL from the coding sequence TTGAAGAATCCGTACCGGTGGCAAGCGGGGGATACGGCATCGAATGCCGAATGGGACGAGCTGGTCGAACAAGCCAATGATGGAACAATGTTTCAGATGAAACGATTTCTGGAATATCATCCTAACGGGAAGTTCATCGACGGTTCGCTTGCCTTATACAAAAAAGGAAATCTTTGGGGGGTGTTTCCGGCAGCAGTGCGGGAGCGACCGGGAACCGCGGGCGAAAGCCAGCAGTGGTTGATATCGCACCCCGGCGCCAGTTATGGCGGGATAATCACGCGGAAAATTCCAGCATTTGACGAAGCGATGGCAATTGGAGCGCTGTTGCTGGAAACCGCGAAAACGAACGGGTATAGCGGGATCGAGATTACCCCACCTCCATTACCATATCATAATATACCCTCCGATGTCTGGAACTTTGCTTTTTTGCAGTTAGGATTTCAATACCGGAAACGGGATTACACCCAAGTCGTACCACTTTGGACGGGCGATCCGTTAGCGGCATACGACAACAAGTCGTGCGGCGCATTGCGTCATGCCGAAAAAGAGGGCGTTCGTATCGAGACGGTAGATTTATCCGAAGCGAATTGGGATATCTTCCATCCGATGTTGGTCGAGAATCGCAAGAAGCACAATGTAACGCCAGCGCATACGCGCACCGATCTGACAGTACTTACGAAACTGATGCCGGAGCGGTTACGGCTCTACTTTGCGTATGATAAGGCGAATGTCGTCGTTGCCGCGACTTTGATCTTTATTGCGAATGCCACTATTCATTTGACGTTCTATATCGCTCATGACCGAGACCGTAGCGACTTGAAAGCGGTTGTACCGCTCAATCATTATTCGATTGTGCAGGCGCAACGCGAAGGGGCGCATTGGCTCGATTTTGGGATTTCCACGGTGAATGGGGTGCCGGGCGACGGATTGATTCGGTTCAAGGAGAACTTCGGAGCGCTGGGCGCTTGGCGGGACGTTTACTTTTTCGAGTTGTAG
- a CDS encoding aspartate 1-decarboxylase → MKSKLHRARITEANLDYVGSITIDADLCDAANLWQNEKVLVSAVTSGARLETYVMVGKRGSGEICLNGSAAHLIRPGEEVIIMAFAMSSEPIPAHVVFVGPDNTIIETKLTETPD, encoded by the coding sequence TTGAAGTCGAAATTACATCGTGCTCGGATTACGGAAGCGAATCTTGACTATGTCGGTTCGATTACTATCGACGCCGATTTGTGCGATGCCGCCAATTTGTGGCAGAACGAAAAAGTATTGGTATCGGCAGTGACCAGCGGCGCCCGGTTAGAGACCTATGTAATGGTTGGCAAACGCGGCAGCGGCGAAATCTGCTTGAACGGTTCGGCGGCGCACCTCATCCGACCCGGCGAAGAAGTCATCATCATGGCGTTTGCAATGTCCAGCGAACCGATTCCCGCCCATGTTGTTTTTGTAGGACCCGATAACACAATCATAGAGACCAAACTCACTGAAACGCCTGACTGA
- a CDS encoding DMT family transporter encodes MTDAQRANFYLFLTTALWGLTFPVIKTALTVAPAGLFVAMRMTIAAILLAVWMILAKTPFRYPFDKHGWGLILSFAAGFLLQTYGLQFTSAARSGFITSLYVIVVPFVVLKIAHEKPRFSTVFAIPLALAGTALLMNPFAEAGWNLGDLLTLACALAFGFQIVWTSRLGRNVHPVTMMFWPALFTGLINFLLLPIQWERLQATQFIAPFWWGLAYSVLGGSIVAIYIMNRFQPKTDAVTASVIYTIEPVFAAIFAVIWFGETLTTTELIGGGIILFANLLAQVPWSMIRKQMKMIST; translated from the coding sequence CTGACTGACGCGCAACGCGCAAACTTCTATCTCTTCCTTACCACGGCACTTTGGGGGCTGACGTTTCCGGTTATCAAGACCGCGCTCACCGTTGCGCCGGCAGGTTTATTCGTGGCGATGCGAATGACAATCGCCGCGATTCTGCTTGCAGTTTGGATGATACTCGCGAAAACTCCCTTTCGTTACCCGTTCGATAAACATGGATGGGGATTGATTCTGTCCTTTGCTGCCGGTTTTCTGCTCCAAACCTACGGTCTCCAGTTTACCTCGGCAGCGCGCTCCGGTTTCATTACCTCGCTCTATGTAATCGTTGTCCCATTTGTTGTTCTAAAAATCGCCCACGAAAAACCGCGTTTCTCTACGGTTTTTGCAATCCCATTAGCACTGGCGGGAACAGCGCTCCTGATGAATCCCTTTGCTGAAGCGGGATGGAACCTCGGCGATCTCTTGACGCTCGCATGTGCGTTGGCATTCGGATTTCAAATCGTTTGGACGAGCCGGCTTGGCCGTAACGTCCATCCCGTTACGATGATGTTTTGGCCGGCGCTCTTCACCGGTCTCATTAATTTTCTGTTGTTGCCGATTCAATGGGAGCGTTTGCAAGCGACGCAGTTTATCGCGCCGTTTTGGTGGGGATTGGCATATTCGGTACTGGGCGGTTCGATTGTCGCGATTTATATAATGAATCGCTTCCAACCGAAAACCGACGCCGTCACTGCTTCGGTGATTTACACCATTGAGCCGGTGTTCGCGGCAATCTTCGCGGTGATTTGGTTTGGCGAAACACTTACGACGACCGAACTAATTGGCGGCGGGATCATCCTATTTGCGAATCTACTTGCTCAAGTACCATGGAGTATGATTCGCAAGCAAATGAAAATGATATCTACTTGA